From the Hymenobacter yonginensis genome, one window contains:
- a CDS encoding universal stress protein codes for MKPNLVVLTDFSAAAERAQAYAAALAVALGAELHLVHAYSPMPLTATEFGVIMPPIDTRYAQETRQALEQVAASLSVPATAELLETDWYGAVVYTLNHYHPLLLVAGLTATEGLLDEWLSNRALPLAHETGYPLLLVPEHLPDSALHAPRRLALAVEDRAFRLAPAATAVAPLLDALDTEVVAVCVLPADQHAEGWTGLRALQHSGLSAAISGCGLHKATGDALGPGILQAAAELSADMVGLLDQGHGWVHKLFHGSVIDHVLCHTPLPVLLLPTAPEPLLP; via the coding sequence ATGAAACCCAACCTGGTTGTTCTCACCGATTTTTCGGCCGCCGCCGAGCGGGCCCAGGCCTATGCCGCTGCGCTGGCGGTGGCGCTGGGCGCTGAGCTGCATCTCGTGCACGCCTACTCGCCGATGCCGCTCACGGCCACCGAGTTCGGGGTGATTATGCCGCCCATTGACACCCGCTACGCGCAGGAAACCCGGCAGGCGCTGGAGCAGGTGGCGGCCAGCCTGTCGGTGCCGGCCACGGCCGAGCTGCTGGAAACCGACTGGTACGGGGCGGTGGTGTACACCCTCAACCACTACCATCCGCTGCTGCTGGTGGCCGGCCTCACGGCTACCGAGGGCCTGCTGGATGAGTGGCTCAGCAACCGTGCCCTGCCCCTGGCCCATGAAACCGGCTACCCGCTGCTACTGGTGCCGGAGCACCTCCCCGACTCGGCCCTGCACGCGCCGCGCCGCCTGGCCCTGGCCGTCGAGGACCGGGCGTTTCGGCTGGCGCCGGCCGCCACCGCCGTAGCGCCTCTGCTCGATGCGCTGGACACCGAGGTAGTAGCAGTGTGCGTGCTGCCCGCCGACCAGCACGCCGAGGGCTGGACCGGGCTGCGGGCCCTGCAGCACTCCGGCCTGAGCGCCGCCATAAGTGGCTGCGGGCTGCACAAAGCCACCGGCGACGCACTGGGGCCAGGCATTCTGCAGGCTGCGGCAGAACTGTCGGCGGATATGGTGGGTTTGCTCGACCAGGGCCACGGCTGGGTGCACAAGCTCTTCCACGGCAGCGTCATCGACCATGTGCTGTGCCACACGCCGCTACCGGTGCTGCTGCTGCCCACCGCCCCCGAGCCGCTATTGCCCTGA
- a CDS encoding universal stress protein produces MNTLLVPLDHTASAEHLLAYANKLAVRWPAEIVLLYCQPPAADAAAPTSPSGADLAAEEQRLRSLVERLRYQQLTRHDGRRIRYHYRVLRGCLHDHIAAEAARCAAQLVVMSLEHVDCGRQEAPGNHAAAIADLIACPVLVVPPGRRPLPSRLVFSADFSTLPLHTLPRLSALAEAFPGTLDLVQFYAPTERSRRLALKQAQTRALRQLTWPHAHTHLLEDESALEGVSDFCARQQAQLLIIAPASRAELLRYFDACYTTTQAYHTRIPVLVLRSAGTPAYTVCCGKCAERLTREQMQANLLLQSARPA; encoded by the coding sequence ATGAACACGCTCCTCGTTCCCCTCGACCACACGGCTTCGGCCGAACACCTGCTCGCCTATGCCAACAAGCTGGCCGTGCGCTGGCCGGCCGAAATTGTGCTGCTCTACTGCCAGCCGCCCGCGGCCGATGCTGCCGCGCCTACCAGCCCGTCTGGTGCCGACTTGGCCGCGGAAGAACAGCGCCTGCGCAGCCTCGTGGAGCGCCTGCGCTACCAGCAGCTTACCCGCCACGACGGCCGCCGCATCCGCTACCACTACCGCGTGCTCCGTGGCTGCCTCCACGACCACATTGCCGCCGAAGCAGCGCGCTGCGCCGCCCAACTGGTGGTGATGAGCCTGGAGCACGTGGACTGCGGCCGCCAGGAAGCGCCCGGCAACCACGCCGCCGCCATTGCCGACCTCATTGCCTGCCCCGTGCTGGTGGTGCCGCCCGGCCGCCGCCCGTTGCCCAGCCGGCTGGTGTTCAGCGCCGATTTCAGCACGCTCCCGCTCCACACGCTCCCGCGGCTGTCGGCCCTGGCGGAGGCTTTCCCCGGTACCCTGGATCTGGTGCAGTTCTACGCCCCCACCGAGCGCAGCCGGCGCCTTGCTCTCAAGCAGGCCCAGACCCGTGCCCTGCGTCAGCTAACCTGGCCCCACGCGCACACCCACCTGCTCGAAGACGAGTCGGCGCTGGAAGGCGTGAGTGATTTTTGCGCGCGCCAGCAGGCGCAGCTGCTCATCATAGCGCCCGCCAGCCGCGCCGAGCTACTGCGCTACTTCGATGCCTGCTACACCACCACGCAGGCTTACCACACACGTATTCCGGTGCTGGTGCTGCGGAGCGCCGGCACGCCAGCCTACACGGTATGCTGCGGCAAGTGCGCCGAGCGCCTGACACGTGAACAAATGCAAGCCAATCTTCTCCTCCAATCTGCCCGGCCGGCTTAG
- a CDS encoding universal stress protein encodes MPPPSLLVLTNLAAPAEQAARYAGLLGAPLHARLVLLHLYHNPVLDPELVTVTTTQAYRSQAETSVALHQLADRLSAPASVEVSVWSAPEAVDEAVRRHQPLLLAMGLSAEQDTLDHLLHNQALPVLRATHRPLLLVPAAASAEVPPRRVVLAVDAEEFTPNAATRAVAPLLARWGADFTVVHVAPTAEREAFAGQRALGAVRLSGLLPAATAPVLYESKLMPPATGILQALDDMQADLLVLMARPRSFVGRFHRSVTAQVLRGSRVPVLLLPVEAPEQPGWMPPMC; translated from the coding sequence ATGCCTCCTCCTTCCCTTCTCGTCCTGACCAATCTGGCCGCCCCCGCTGAGCAGGCCGCGCGCTATGCGGGCCTGCTCGGAGCGCCGCTGCACGCCCGGCTGGTGCTGCTGCACCTCTACCACAATCCGGTGCTGGACCCCGAGCTAGTGACCGTGACCACCACGCAGGCCTACCGCAGCCAGGCCGAAACCTCGGTGGCGCTGCACCAGCTGGCCGACCGCCTGAGCGCCCCGGCCAGCGTGGAAGTGTCGGTATGGTCGGCGCCCGAGGCCGTGGATGAAGCCGTGCGGCGGCACCAGCCGCTGCTATTGGCCATGGGCCTGAGCGCGGAGCAGGATACGCTCGACCACCTGCTGCACAACCAGGCGCTACCCGTGCTGCGGGCCACGCACCGCCCGCTACTGCTGGTGCCAGCCGCGGCCTCCGCAGAGGTCCCCCCGCGCCGCGTCGTGCTGGCTGTCGATGCCGAAGAATTCACGCCAAACGCCGCCACCCGGGCCGTAGCCCCGCTGCTGGCCCGCTGGGGCGCCGATTTCACGGTGGTACACGTAGCGCCAACAGCCGAGCGGGAGGCCTTTGCGGGCCAGCGGGCCCTCGGGGCCGTGCGCCTGAGCGGGCTGCTGCCGGCCGCCACCGCGCCCGTGCTCTACGAGTCCAAGCTCATGCCCCCGGCTACCGGGATTCTGCAGGCCCTGGACGACATGCAGGCCGATTTGCTGGTGCTGATGGCCCGTCCCCGGAGCTTCGTGGGGCGGTTTCACCGCAGCGTGACGGCCCAGGTGCTGCGCGGCAGCCGCGTGCCGGTGCTGCTGCTGCCGGTTGAAGCGCCCGAACAGCCCGGCTGGATGCCCCCGATGTGCTAA
- a CDS encoding universal stress protein, whose product MATSLLILTDFFQAANRALDYATNLAGPLGARLVLLHVRRDSVLDPEMFTGELSNLSQEAVGLALSSLAGNLAVPVVAEVAHGRVAFAVADAVSRHHPALIILGRPDHTGTPDELVQTTALDILRTAPYPMLVVPHSQQSTAPPRRVLLAVDGEPFTLGEYAGSARHLLTTLQAQLTVLHVAPDGGSSAATETQALDSVLRTGLTIDLPPVQTRTVGHAPPAAAILHAANPADYDLVVLIARHRSFFGQLFHRSVTAQVLLHSRLPVLVLPAA is encoded by the coding sequence ATGGCCACTTCGCTGCTGATTCTCACCGACTTCTTCCAGGCCGCCAACCGCGCCCTCGACTACGCCACCAATCTGGCTGGCCCGCTGGGTGCGCGCCTGGTGCTGCTGCACGTACGCCGCGACTCCGTCCTCGACCCCGAAATGTTCACCGGCGAGCTGTCCAACCTGAGCCAGGAAGCCGTTGGCCTGGCCCTCAGTAGCCTGGCCGGCAACCTGGCCGTGCCCGTAGTGGCCGAAGTGGCGCACGGCCGCGTGGCGTTTGCCGTGGCCGATGCCGTCAGCCGCCACCATCCGGCCCTCATCATCCTGGGCCGCCCCGACCACACCGGCACGCCTGATGAGCTGGTGCAAACCACCGCCCTCGACATCCTGCGCACGGCTCCGTACCCCATGCTGGTGGTGCCCCACAGCCAGCAGTCCACCGCCCCACCCCGGCGCGTGCTCCTGGCCGTCGATGGCGAGCCGTTCACGCTCGGCGAGTACGCTGGTTCCGCCCGCCACCTGCTCACGACGCTGCAGGCCCAGCTCACGGTGCTGCACGTCGCCCCCGACGGCGGTTCGTCGGCCGCCACCGAAACCCAGGCCCTGGACTCCGTGCTGCGCACCGGCCTCACCATCGATTTGCCGCCGGTGCAGACCCGCACGGTCGGGCACGCTCCGCCCGCCGCCGCCATCCTGCACGCCGCCAACCCCGCCGACTATGATCTGGTGGTGCTGATTGCCCGGCACCGCAGCTTCTTCGGGCAGCTCTTTCACCGAAGCGTAACGGCCCAGGTGCTGCTGCACAGCCGGCTGCCGGTGCTGGTGCTGCCTGCGGCGTAG
- a CDS encoding cation-translocating P-type ATPase — protein MHAALPAPAPPKPASSAAASVASETAGGPGLTDAAVAEARRAHGRNTLAAPAGAGWLSTLKEVVLEPMFLLLLTAGGLYVVLGQAQEAITLLLALLLVAGISLYQNIRSNQALSALRELTQPQAQVRRNGAVVTVPVEELVVGDAVLVAEGSRLPADGTVTEPNDFSVDEAILTGEAVPVAKAPGDAVFGGTSAVAGSAWLQLTAVGNSSRLGVIGHSMESIVTEKTPLQRQVHQFVLRMAWVGAGAFALVWGVNYAHSGNWVTALLFGLTLAMSVLPEEIPMAFSSFMALGAARLSRLGVLTKQPQTVESLGSATIICTDKTGTLTQDGMRLAQVYAEATQALLPVPGALPAPATQVLAYARWASETTPFDPMEQALMAAFATASAAEAQAPCPMVHEYPLAGTPPMMTHVRQIGGAQVVAAKGAVEHILAVCRLAPTDASRVREMARQLSTQGYRVLGVAQGQPASGGFPAEQDDFRWTLLGLVALENPPKANAAEVVRAFTQAGIQVKMITGDFPETAQAIARQIQLPDANTLLTGQQVMDLPEPELQRQAAATAVFARMFPEAKLRVVEALKKNGAVVAMTGDGVNDGPALKAAHIGVAMGRRGTEVARQAASLVLVDDDLGSMVTAIAQGRRIYQNFKKAVFYVVSIHLPIVLTVAVPLLAGWPLANLLTPVHIIFLELVMGPTCSIAFENEPAEAGQMLQPPRPLTATLLAGAELSRSLVQGLGISAAVLGVYYVAMRQGQPEAAVRTLVFATLVLSNIFLTLSSRSFTQSVGRMLRVPNPILWLMLGLTLALLLGTLLVPAARQLFGFVLVPPAALGWCTLAALAGTGWVEIYKAVRRAKA, from the coding sequence ATGCACGCTGCACTCCCCGCTCCCGCCCCGCCGAAACCAGCCTCCTCAGCCGCTGCCTCCGTGGCCAGCGAAACTGCCGGCGGCCCGGGCCTCACTGATGCGGCCGTAGCCGAAGCCCGCCGGGCGCATGGCCGCAACACCCTGGCGGCACCCGCCGGGGCCGGCTGGCTGAGTACCCTGAAGGAAGTGGTGCTGGAGCCCATGTTTTTGCTGCTCCTGACGGCCGGCGGCTTGTACGTGGTGCTGGGCCAAGCCCAGGAAGCCATTACGCTGCTGCTGGCCCTGCTGCTGGTAGCGGGCATTTCCCTCTACCAGAATATACGCAGCAACCAAGCCCTAAGCGCCCTGCGCGAGCTTACCCAGCCCCAGGCCCAGGTGCGGCGCAACGGGGCGGTGGTTACGGTACCGGTTGAGGAGCTGGTGGTGGGCGATGCCGTGCTGGTAGCCGAGGGCAGCCGCCTGCCCGCCGACGGCACCGTGACCGAGCCCAACGACTTCTCGGTGGATGAGGCCATCCTGACCGGCGAGGCCGTGCCAGTAGCCAAGGCCCCCGGCGACGCCGTGTTTGGCGGCACCAGCGCCGTGGCGGGCAGCGCCTGGCTGCAGCTCACGGCCGTCGGCAACAGCTCCCGGCTGGGCGTCATCGGCCACAGCATGGAAAGCATCGTCACCGAAAAAACGCCGCTGCAGCGGCAGGTGCACCAGTTTGTGCTGCGCATGGCCTGGGTGGGCGCGGGTGCCTTTGCGCTGGTGTGGGGCGTGAACTATGCCCACTCCGGCAACTGGGTGACGGCGCTGCTGTTTGGGCTCACGCTGGCCATGTCCGTTCTGCCCGAGGAAATTCCGATGGCCTTCAGCAGCTTTATGGCCTTGGGCGCCGCCCGCCTGAGCCGGCTGGGCGTGCTCACCAAACAGCCTCAAACCGTGGAAAGCCTGGGCTCGGCCACCATCATCTGCACCGACAAAACCGGCACCCTCACCCAGGACGGCATGCGCCTGGCCCAGGTGTACGCCGAAGCCACCCAGGCGCTGCTGCCGGTGCCGGGCGCGCTGCCCGCGCCGGCCACGCAGGTGCTGGCCTACGCCCGCTGGGCCAGCGAAACCACCCCGTTCGACCCCATGGAACAGGCCCTGATGGCGGCCTTCGCCACGGCCAGCGCCGCCGAGGCCCAGGCCCCCTGCCCCATGGTGCACGAGTACCCGCTGGCCGGCACGCCCCCCATGATGACCCACGTACGGCAAATCGGCGGCGCGCAGGTGGTGGCGGCCAAGGGAGCAGTAGAGCACATTCTGGCCGTATGCCGCCTGGCCCCGACCGATGCCAGCCGGGTGCGCGAAATGGCCCGGCAGCTGTCTACGCAGGGCTACCGGGTGCTGGGCGTGGCGCAGGGCCAGCCCGCATCGGGCGGCTTCCCGGCGGAGCAGGACGATTTCCGGTGGACGCTTCTGGGGCTGGTGGCGCTGGAAAACCCGCCCAAAGCCAACGCTGCTGAGGTGGTCCGGGCCTTCACGCAGGCCGGCATTCAGGTGAAGATGATTACCGGCGATTTCCCCGAAACCGCCCAGGCCATTGCCCGCCAGATTCAGCTGCCCGACGCCAATACGCTGCTCACTGGCCAGCAGGTGATGGACCTGCCCGAGCCCGAGCTGCAGCGGCAGGCCGCGGCCACTGCCGTATTTGCCCGCATGTTTCCGGAAGCCAAGCTGCGCGTGGTGGAAGCCCTGAAAAAGAACGGCGCCGTGGTGGCCATGACCGGCGACGGCGTCAACGACGGCCCGGCCCTCAAGGCCGCCCACATCGGCGTGGCGATGGGCCGGCGCGGCACTGAGGTAGCCCGGCAGGCGGCCTCGCTGGTGCTCGTGGATGACGACCTGGGCAGCATGGTGACGGCCATTGCGCAGGGCCGCCGCATCTACCAGAACTTCAAGAAGGCTGTGTTCTACGTGGTGTCCATCCATCTGCCCATTGTGCTGACGGTGGCCGTGCCGCTGCTGGCGGGCTGGCCGCTGGCCAACCTGCTCACGCCCGTACACATCATCTTCCTGGAGCTGGTGATGGGCCCTACTTGCTCTATTGCCTTCGAAAACGAACCCGCCGAAGCCGGCCAGATGCTGCAGCCCCCGCGCCCCCTCACGGCCACCCTCCTAGCCGGGGCCGAGCTAAGCCGCAGCCTGGTGCAGGGCCTGGGCATTTCGGCGGCGGTGCTGGGCGTCTACTACGTGGCCATGCGCCAGGGCCAGCCCGAAGCGGCGGTACGCACGCTGGTGTTTGCCACGCTGGTGCTCAGCAACATCTTTCTCACGCTCAGCAGCCGGTCATTTACGCAGTCGGTGGGGCGGATGCTGCGGGTGCCCAACCCGATACTGTGGCTGATGCTGGGCCTTACGCTGGCGCTGCTACTGGGCACGCTACTGGTGCCCGCGGCCCGGCAGCTGTTCGGGTTTGTGCTGGTGCCACCGGCCGCGCTGGGTTGGTGCACGCTGGCGGCGCTGGCCGGCACGGGCTGGGTCGAAATCTACAAAGCCGTGCGGCGGGCCAAAGCCTGA
- a CDS encoding 2-hydroxyacid dehydrogenase — translation MRATLFSVQSFERSFLQHANTRHHQLQLLDTRLCADTAHLAQGAAAISVFSPDDVSGPVLEQLGGYGVRYVAVRAAGYDNVDLVAARQLGIRVANVPDYSPHAIAEHAVTLMLTLCRHLRQADQQLRANDFRLDQLIGFELHGKTVGILGVGRIGAVVARILHGFGCRLLGTDVQPNPELTERYGLEYVPLNQLCAQSDIISVHTPLTPQTRHLINERLLKSMKPGVMLINTGRGGVLDTAAALRALKSGQLGFLGLDVYEAEKGLFFTDHTRDLLLDDTFARLLTFKNVLVTGHQAYLTREALTNIAEATVASLTAWDRGEAPAHELQPMVRALAAGSPG, via the coding sequence ATGCGCGCCACCCTGTTCAGTGTTCAATCGTTTGAGCGCAGCTTTCTGCAGCACGCCAACACCCGCCACCACCAGCTGCAGCTGCTTGACACGCGCCTGTGCGCCGACACCGCCCATCTGGCCCAGGGCGCGGCGGCCATCAGCGTGTTCAGCCCCGATGACGTGTCGGGGCCGGTGCTGGAGCAGCTGGGCGGCTACGGCGTGCGCTACGTAGCCGTGCGCGCCGCCGGCTACGACAACGTAGACCTGGTGGCGGCCCGGCAGCTGGGCATCCGGGTGGCCAACGTGCCCGACTACTCGCCCCACGCCATTGCCGAGCACGCCGTGACGCTCATGCTGACGCTGTGCCGCCACCTGCGCCAGGCCGACCAGCAGCTGCGCGCCAACGACTTCCGCCTCGACCAGCTGATCGGGTTTGAGCTGCACGGCAAAACGGTGGGAATTCTGGGCGTGGGGCGCATTGGGGCCGTGGTGGCGCGCATTCTGCACGGCTTTGGCTGCCGGCTACTGGGCACCGACGTGCAGCCCAACCCCGAGCTGACCGAGCGCTACGGCCTGGAGTACGTGCCGCTCAACCAGCTCTGCGCCCAATCGGACATCATCAGCGTGCACACGCCGCTCACACCCCAAACCCGCCACCTGATCAATGAGCGGCTGCTGAAAAGCATGAAGCCCGGCGTGATGCTCATTAACACCGGCCGCGGGGGCGTGCTGGACACGGCCGCCGCGCTGCGGGCCCTTAAATCGGGCCAGTTGGGCTTTCTGGGGCTGGATGTATACGAGGCCGAGAAGGGCCTGTTTTTTACGGACCACACCCGCGACCTGCTACTCGACGACACGTTTGCCCGCCTGCTGACCTTCAAAAACGTGCTCGTCACCGGCCACCAGGCTTACCTGACCCGCGAGGCCCTCACCAACATTGCCGAAGCCACCGTGGCCAGCCTCACGGCCTGGGACCGGGGCGAAGCCCCGGCACACGAGCTTCAGCCAATGGTGCGGGCCCTGGCCGCCGGCAGCCCTGGCTGA
- the bshB1 gene encoding bacillithiol biosynthesis deacetylase BshB1, producing the protein MKLDILAFGAHPDDVEMSAAGTLLAAAAAGKKIGIVDFTRGELGTRGTPVTRAEEAANASRILGLHARENLGLADGFFRNDREHQLPLIAALRRYQPDVVLCNAITDRHPDHGRGAQLASDACFLSGLRMIETLGEDGQPQLPWRPRVVYHYIQDRQLPSDFVVDITPHWVKKWESIQAYQTQFFNPSLDQPQTYLSSQEFGKFMEARAREFGHLIGVEFGEGFTRQRPVGVREISDLI; encoded by the coding sequence ATGAAACTAGACATCCTGGCTTTTGGGGCGCACCCCGATGATGTAGAAATGTCAGCAGCTGGTACGCTGCTGGCCGCAGCAGCGGCGGGCAAGAAAATTGGCATCGTCGACTTTACGCGGGGTGAGCTGGGCACGCGTGGCACGCCCGTTACCCGCGCCGAGGAAGCCGCCAATGCCAGCCGCATTCTGGGCCTGCACGCTCGTGAAAATCTGGGGCTGGCCGACGGCTTTTTCCGCAACGACCGGGAGCACCAGCTGCCGCTGATTGCGGCCCTGCGGCGCTACCAGCCCGATGTGGTGCTCTGCAACGCCATTACGGACCGCCACCCCGACCACGGCCGCGGCGCCCAGCTTGCCTCGGATGCCTGCTTTCTGAGCGGCTTACGCATGATTGAGACGCTGGGCGAAGACGGCCAGCCGCAACTGCCCTGGCGCCCCCGCGTGGTGTACCACTACATCCAGGACCGCCAACTGCCATCTGATTTCGTGGTGGATATTACGCCGCACTGGGTGAAGAAGTGGGAGTCTATTCAGGCCTATCAGACCCAGTTTTTCAACCCTAGCCTCGACCAGCCACAGACCTACCTTTCCAGCCAGGAGTTTGGCAAGTTTATGGAAGCCCGCGCCCGCGAGTTTGGCCACCTGATCGGGGTGGAGTTCGGCGAAGGCTTCACGCGGCAGCGGCCCGTAGGCGTGCGGGAAATTTCGGACTTGATATAG
- a CDS encoding response regulator → MKTILLIEDHAPIRENTAEILELAGYTVHTAENGRLGVEQALAVRPDLVICDIMMPVLDGYGVLHIFNQNPRLAGIPFIFLTAKTERTDQRRGMELGADDYLTKPFDEAELLSAITGRLNRFRRLQPDYDLRGEGGLHEFLDDARAVDGLQRLSVDRKPHAVRRKQDIYREGDEPARVYFVQSGRVKTVKTTGGGKELITGLYGPGEFFGYLSVLQRTPYDDSAVAVDDADLVHIPKSDFLQLVMHNAEVGQQFIRLLAGRVREREQQLLDMAYNSIRRRVADTLLHLHEQFGSTPEAAIQLSRDDLAAMVGTAPESLIRTLSEFRHDGLIELTPKNIRVLQPARLRNGHW, encoded by the coding sequence ATGAAAACCATTCTGCTGATTGAAGACCACGCCCCGATTCGCGAAAACACCGCCGAGATTCTGGAGCTGGCCGGCTACACCGTGCATACCGCCGAAAACGGCAGGCTGGGTGTGGAGCAGGCCCTGGCCGTACGCCCCGACCTGGTGATCTGCGACATCATGATGCCCGTGCTCGATGGCTACGGCGTGCTGCATATCTTCAACCAGAACCCCCGGCTGGCCGGCATTCCGTTCATCTTCCTGACCGCCAAAACCGAGCGCACCGACCAGCGCCGCGGCATGGAGCTGGGCGCCGACGACTACCTCACCAAGCCTTTCGATGAGGCCGAACTGCTGAGCGCCATCACGGGCCGCCTCAACCGCTTCCGCCGCCTGCAGCCCGACTACGACCTGCGCGGCGAAGGCGGCCTGCACGAGTTTCTGGACGATGCCCGCGCCGTGGACGGCCTGCAGCGCCTGTCCGTGGACCGCAAGCCTCACGCCGTGCGCAGAAAACAAGACATCTACCGTGAAGGCGACGAACCGGCGCGGGTGTACTTTGTGCAGAGTGGCCGGGTGAAAACCGTGAAAACCACCGGCGGCGGCAAGGAGCTGATTACGGGCCTCTACGGCCCCGGCGAGTTTTTCGGGTACCTGTCGGTGCTGCAGCGCACGCCCTACGACGACTCAGCCGTGGCCGTGGACGATGCCGACTTGGTACACATTCCGAAGAGTGATTTTCTGCAGCTCGTGATGCACAACGCCGAGGTGGGCCAGCAGTTTATTCGGCTGCTGGCGGGCCGGGTGCGAGAGCGGGAGCAGCAGTTGCTGGATATGGCCTACAACTCCATCCGGCGTCGAGTGGCCGACACGCTGCTGCACCTGCACGAGCAGTTCGGCAGCACCCCGGAAGCCGCCATCCAACTCTCCCGCGACGACCTGGCAGCTATGGTGGGCACGGCACCCGAGTCGCTGATTCGTACGCTGAGCGAATTCCGGCACGATGGCCTGATCGAGCTGACGCCCAAAAACATCCGGGTGCTGCAGCCCGCCCGGTTGCGCAACGGCCACTGGTAG
- a CDS encoding sensor histidine kinase translates to MPTQLYQNPLTDILFEQAKDFVGLYDVTLGWFSRVNAAGYQLLGYPSAQALYQDPVRSLRAAPLLPADQAVLREKIRQEGRYEQELEVRHQAGHTFWAQVEASPLQLEGRPYLLVRLTNTQPLHQAEQQLAQSLGRFEAVFSHATIGIIVCNRQGQIELANAKAQELFGYPGPTGLTGRRIEELVPDAAGRRHEQLRAGFNAHPTARVMGAHRGALEALRQDGSVFPVEISLSYFHLDDELFVVSYIIDITFKKEAERELIAQRQRVERLNADLERKVADRTHALMTTLGQLEQRTRELTQALAAEQELGELKSRFVSMASHEFRTPLTTVLTSAALIEKYPGADQQDKRLRHLDRIRTSVKHLSDILEEFLSVGKIEEGRVQARPTQLDLPELLQETVADVQGLLRPGQRIVPELLGTEPAWLDTSLLRKILVNLLSNALKYAAENTTVQVRAACQAGRLTLVVQDEGVGISKEDQQHLFERFFRARNVTNIPGTGLGLYIVGKYLELMGGTIALHSQLGVGTTVTISLPYENHSAD, encoded by the coding sequence ATGCCCACCCAGCTATACCAGAATCCGCTAACCGACATTCTGTTTGAGCAGGCCAAGGACTTTGTGGGCCTCTACGACGTAACGCTGGGCTGGTTTTCGCGGGTGAATGCGGCCGGCTACCAGCTGCTGGGCTACCCCTCGGCCCAGGCCCTCTACCAGGACCCGGTCCGGTCGTTGCGGGCCGCGCCGCTCCTGCCCGCCGACCAAGCCGTGCTGCGTGAAAAAATCCGGCAGGAAGGCCGCTACGAGCAGGAGCTGGAGGTGCGCCACCAGGCCGGCCACACGTTCTGGGCCCAGGTAGAGGCTTCGCCGTTGCAGCTGGAGGGGCGGCCCTATCTGCTGGTGCGGCTCACCAACACCCAGCCGCTGCACCAGGCCGAGCAGCAGCTGGCGCAGAGCCTGGGTCGGTTTGAAGCCGTGTTTTCGCACGCCACCATCGGCATCATCGTCTGCAACCGCCAGGGCCAAATCGAGCTAGCCAATGCCAAGGCCCAGGAGCTGTTCGGCTACCCCGGCCCGACGGGCCTCACGGGCCGCCGCATCGAGGAGCTGGTGCCCGATGCCGCCGGCCGCCGCCACGAACAGTTGCGGGCCGGCTTCAACGCCCACCCCACCGCCCGCGTGATGGGTGCCCACCGTGGCGCGCTGGAAGCTCTGCGCCAGGATGGCAGCGTGTTTCCGGTGGAAATCAGCCTCAGTTACTTCCACCTCGACGACGAGCTGTTCGTGGTGTCCTACATCATCGACATCACCTTCAAAAAGGAAGCTGAGCGGGAGCTGATTGCTCAGCGTCAGCGCGTGGAGCGCCTCAACGCCGACCTGGAACGCAAGGTAGCCGACCGCACCCACGCCCTGATGACCACACTGGGCCAGCTGGAGCAGCGCACCCGCGAGCTAACCCAGGCCCTGGCCGCCGAGCAGGAGCTGGGCGAACTGAAGTCGCGCTTTGTGAGCATGGCCTCCCACGAGTTCCGCACGCCCCTGACCACAGTGCTCACCTCGGCCGCCCTCATCGAAAAGTACCCCGGCGCCGACCAGCAGGACAAGCGCCTGCGGCACCTGGACCGTATCCGCACCTCGGTCAAGCACCTGAGCGACATTCTGGAAGAGTTTCTGTCGGTGGGCAAGATTGAGGAAGGCCGGGTGCAGGCCCGCCCCACCCAGCTGGATCTGCCGGAGCTGCTGCAGGAAACCGTGGCCGACGTGCAGGGACTACTGCGGCCGGGCCAGCGCATTGTGCCGGAGCTGCTGGGCACCGAGCCCGCCTGGCTGGACACGTCGCTGCTGCGCAAAATCCTGGTCAACCTGCTTTCCAACGCCCTCAAGTACGCCGCCGAAAACACCACGGTGCAGGTGCGCGCGGCCTGCCAGGCTGGCCGCCTCACGCTGGTGGTGCAGGATGAAGGCGTGGGCATTTCCAAGGAAGACCAGCAGCACCTGTTCGAGCGGTTTTTCCGGGCCCGCAACGTCACTAACATCCCCGGCACCGGCCTGGGGCTTTACATCGTTGGCAAGTACCTGGAGCTGATGGGCGGCACCATTGCCCTGCACAGCCAGCTGGGGGTCGGCACCACCGTCACTATCTCCCTCCCCTATGAAAACCATTCTGCTGATTGA